The following are encoded together in the Chloroherpetonaceae bacterium genome:
- a CDS encoding cobaltochelatase subunit CobN, with protein sequence MNDNAAKPVRPLSPEEQKQLAHIVHEGKALLSKLLTNQEELRALINGLNGGYIAPQFGGDVIRDGARVLPTGRNIHAMDPWRVPSDLAMKRGEMIAQKLLDAHYQESGKLPETVAQVLWGMDTIKTKGEPIAIALALMGARPEKDAHGKISAYKLIPLSELGRPRIDVLMTASGIFRDTFAMQIDFLDRLVKDAAQADEPLEMNFIKKHVQELMLERRVSFEEATARVFTQRPGDYGNYVDDMIENSSWQEERELGEMFVKRNGYAYGGAKQGKLCAAVLDALMSKVERISQEIDSVEYGITDHQHYFAESGALRQAVANRTNRQVQVSYIESFTTETTVRSLEATLRMEVRTKLLNPKWFETMLKNEASGAAEISSRFTYLLGWSATAKAVDKWVFDESAKTYLLDEAMRNRLLKLNPAALKNMTGRLLEAAGRGLWQADPDMLEKLRDLYADLEDRLEGAVVS encoded by the coding sequence ATGAACGACAATGCAGCAAAGCCGGTGCGCCCCCTTTCGCCAGAGGAACAAAAGCAACTGGCTCATATCGTGCACGAGGGCAAAGCACTGCTCTCCAAGCTACTAACCAATCAAGAAGAATTGCGTGCGCTCATCAACGGGCTAAATGGAGGTTATATTGCTCCACAATTCGGCGGCGATGTGATTCGTGATGGGGCACGTGTGTTGCCAACAGGACGCAACATCCACGCAATGGATCCATGGCGAGTGCCTTCCGACCTTGCAATGAAGCGTGGGGAGATGATTGCACAAAAACTTTTAGATGCGCACTATCAAGAGTCGGGCAAGCTGCCTGAAACGGTTGCTCAAGTGCTATGGGGAATGGATACCATCAAGACCAAAGGAGAGCCAATTGCAATAGCACTTGCCTTGATGGGCGCACGACCCGAAAAAGATGCACACGGCAAGATTTCTGCCTACAAGCTCATTCCACTGAGCGAACTGGGGCGACCCCGCATTGATGTTTTGATGACTGCCTCAGGCATTTTTCGTGACACTTTCGCAATGCAGATTGACTTTTTAGATCGGCTTGTAAAAGATGCGGCGCAAGCAGATGAACCGCTCGAGATGAACTTTATCAAAAAGCATGTGCAAGAATTGATGTTAGAACGGCGCGTCAGTTTTGAGGAGGCAACGGCACGTGTATTCACCCAGCGCCCAGGAGACTATGGTAACTATGTCGATGATATGATTGAAAATAGCTCATGGCAAGAAGAGAGAGAGTTAGGCGAGATGTTTGTAAAGCGCAATGGTTATGCATATGGTGGCGCAAAGCAAGGCAAGCTCTGTGCAGCTGTGTTAGATGCACTGATGTCAAAGGTAGAGCGGATTTCTCAGGAAATTGATTCGGTGGAATACGGCATCACTGACCATCAGCATTACTTTGCTGAGTCAGGCGCACTGCGTCAAGCCGTGGCAAATCGGACCAATCGACAGGTGCAGGTCAGCTACATTGAGTCCTTCACAACAGAGACGACGGTGCGCAGCTTGGAAGCCACACTGCGAATGGAAGTGCGCACGAAACTGTTGAACCCGAAATGGTTTGAGACAATGCTCAAAAACGAAGCCAGTGGCGCAGCAGAAATTTCCAGCCGATTTACTTACCTCTTGGGTTGGTCAGCAACTGCAAAAGCAGTAGACAAGTGGGTGTTTGATGAATCTGCCAAGACCTACTTGCTCGATGAGGCAATGCGCAACCGTCTGCTCAAGCTCAACCCAGCGGCTTTGAAGAATATGACAGGACGCTTGTTGGAAGCCGCTGGGCGAGGACTCTGGCAGGCTGACCCAGATATGCTCGAGAAACTGCGCGACCTTTACGCCGATTTGGAAGACCGACTGGAAGGCGCAGTCGTCTCTTAG
- a CDS encoding TldD/PmbA family protein has product MAILSKSEAEALLKKVISFSKADDIDATLNGSIEGNIRYARNTVTTSGLQDTLTLTVQSRFGKKVGSASINEFDDASLEACVRRSEELAQLAPDNPETMPSLEPQTYLEVKGAFESTENITPEFRAKVAEDSIVPAAAKKVTAAGFFNDTTGFQALMNRRGLFAYYKYTTMDFSVTMRTEDGTGSGYAVRSYSDVRKFDSAKASKIAIDKALMSRNPRALEPGKYTVILEPAALVSTVDASLLGGMLFAMDARQADEGRSFFSKKGGGNKIGEQIVDERVTIYADPQHPEIPSAPFVADGRPREKMMLIEKGVVKNLFYSRYWAEKQGKKAVPPPGGVIMEGTNATLEDLIKDTKRGILVTRLWYIRPVDPQTLLFTGLTRDGTFYIENGKIKYPVKNFRFNESPIIMLNNLDAIGKPERIGNSLIPPIRVRDFTFTSLSDAV; this is encoded by the coding sequence ATGGCGATTCTATCTAAGAGCGAAGCTGAAGCGCTTCTCAAAAAAGTCATCTCGTTCTCGAAGGCGGACGACATTGATGCTACGCTAAATGGTAGCATAGAAGGCAACATTCGCTACGCGCGCAATACCGTCACCACCAGCGGCTTGCAAGACACGCTGACGCTCACTGTGCAATCTCGCTTTGGCAAGAAAGTTGGCTCCGCCAGCATCAATGAATTTGATGATGCCTCCTTAGAGGCATGTGTGCGTCGCTCAGAAGAGCTGGCTCAGTTAGCGCCAGATAACCCCGAGACCATGCCTTCTTTGGAGCCGCAAACTTACTTAGAGGTCAAAGGCGCATTTGAATCTACCGAGAACATTACGCCAGAGTTCCGTGCAAAAGTTGCCGAAGACAGCATTGTGCCAGCTGCCGCTAAAAAGGTTACGGCTGCCGGCTTTTTTAACGACACAACGGGTTTCCAAGCTTTGATGAATCGGCGCGGACTTTTTGCTTACTACAAATACACCACGATGGATTTTTCTGTAACGATGCGCACCGAAGATGGCACAGGGTCTGGCTATGCTGTGCGCTCTTACAGCGATGTGCGAAAGTTTGATTCAGCCAAAGCTTCTAAAATTGCAATCGACAAAGCTTTGATGTCGCGTAATCCCCGCGCTCTCGAGCCCGGCAAATATACGGTGATTCTCGAACCTGCAGCGCTGGTTAGCACTGTTGATGCCAGTCTCTTAGGTGGTATGCTCTTTGCGATGGATGCGCGGCAAGCCGATGAAGGACGGAGTTTCTTTTCTAAGAAAGGCGGTGGCAACAAAATTGGCGAGCAAATTGTCGATGAGCGTGTTACGATTTATGCGGACCCACAGCACCCTGAAATCCCTTCCGCACCTTTTGTAGCTGATGGTCGCCCACGTGAAAAAATGATGCTGATTGAAAAAGGTGTCGTGAAAAATCTCTTCTACTCGCGCTACTGGGCTGAAAAGCAAGGTAAGAAAGCCGTTCCACCGCCCGGCGGCGTCATTATGGAAGGCACAAATGCGACTCTTGAAGACCTTATCAAAGACACCAAGCGTGGTATTCTGGTTACGCGTCTCTGGTATATTCGCCCTGTTGATCCTCAAACATTACTCTTTACTGGTCTCACACGTGATGGGACGTTTTACATTGAAAATGGCAAAATCAAGTATCCCGTTAAGAACTTCCGCTTCAATGAAAGCCCGATTATTATGCTCAATAACTTAGACGCAATAGGCAAGCCCGAGCGTATCGGCAATAGTCTTATTCCGCCTATTCGTGTGCGTGATTTCACCTTTACCAGCCTTTCAGATGCCGTATAA
- a CDS encoding Crp/Fnr family transcriptional regulator: MMDQRELIRQLEEVSIFEVLGEKELADLVARSQVMTFKKDDVIIFESQEGNCVYVILEGMVKISRTNDDYKEVILAILGEKEFFGEMSVIDGATRSADAVALSKVQVLRIDGKVFLEFVEKYPKLALALLRELVSRLRKTDGQIKSISLADAVGKVASVIVRLANDVGRVRKGRVEIENFASQQEIANYAATSRETISRVLTMFERDGLIERDMNKIIINNFEEFKRKFGEF, translated from the coding sequence ATGATGGATCAACGGGAACTGATTCGACAACTCGAGGAAGTCAGCATTTTCGAAGTCTTGGGTGAAAAAGAACTGGCGGATCTGGTTGCGCGAAGCCAAGTTATGACTTTCAAAAAAGATGATGTCATCATCTTTGAAAGTCAGGAAGGCAACTGCGTCTATGTGATTCTTGAAGGAATGGTCAAAATCAGCCGCACTAATGATGACTACAAGGAAGTCATTTTAGCAATATTGGGTGAAAAGGAATTCTTCGGTGAAATGTCGGTCATCGACGGTGCGACTCGGTCTGCCGATGCGGTTGCGCTATCCAAAGTCCAAGTCTTGCGCATTGATGGTAAGGTCTTTTTAGAGTTTGTTGAAAAATACCCCAAGTTAGCACTCGCGCTGCTACGCGAGCTGGTCTCACGACTGCGCAAGACAGATGGGCAAATCAAGAGCATCTCACTTGCCGATGCTGTCGGAAAGGTGGCATCTGTGATTGTGCGCTTAGCCAACGATGTGGGGCGAGTTCGTAAGGGGCGGGTCGAGATTGAAAACTTCGCCAGCCAGCAGGAAATCGCCAACTATGCGGCGACATCACGTGAAACAATTTCGCGCGTGCTGACTATGTTCGAGCGCGATGGTCTTATTGAGCGCGATATGAACAAAATCATTATCAATAACTTTGAAGAATTCAAGCGCAAGTTTGGCGAATTCTAA